The following are encoded together in the Capsulimonas corticalis genome:
- a CDS encoding YsnF/AvaK domain-containing protein, translated as MATNDYKDEVLDEHGKEPATKHDVTEGGVLGAVGGAIVGGLAGGPVGALIGAIAGGAASAAAVDVVDKHDHDYARTVAGSDAPVANTIRPVDTYSTPSAANTVPTPVAAARVEDYSAAAATPTDTLARTDVVDADGKTVIPVIEEELEVGKRQVQSGGARVHTEVIETPVQENVTLHEEHVVVDRRPVDRAVSSADNAFQDGVIELTETDEVPVVAKTARVVEEVVIGKTATDRVETIHDTVRRTDVEVEELEAERDLRR; from the coding sequence ATGGCCACGAACGATTATAAAGATGAAGTTCTCGATGAACACGGAAAAGAGCCTGCAACGAAGCACGATGTGACCGAAGGCGGCGTGCTTGGCGCGGTCGGCGGAGCCATTGTAGGCGGCCTGGCGGGCGGCCCCGTGGGCGCACTCATCGGAGCCATTGCGGGCGGCGCGGCTTCTGCGGCGGCGGTAGATGTGGTGGACAAACACGATCACGACTACGCCCGCACAGTCGCTGGTTCGGATGCCCCCGTGGCGAATACTATCCGTCCAGTGGATACTTACAGCACGCCATCGGCGGCAAACACCGTACCCACTCCCGTTGCGGCTGCTCGTGTGGAGGATTATTCGGCGGCTGCCGCCACTCCCACAGATACCCTGGCGCGGACGGATGTCGTGGACGCCGATGGCAAGACAGTTATTCCCGTGATTGAGGAAGAACTTGAAGTCGGCAAGCGACAGGTGCAGTCGGGCGGCGCTCGCGTCCACACAGAAGTTATCGAGACGCCCGTGCAGGAAAACGTCACGCTTCATGAAGAGCATGTCGTCGTAGATCGTCGTCCCGTGGACCGCGCGGTTTCCAGCGCGGATAACGCCTTCCAGGATGGCGTCATCGAGCTCACGGAAACGGATGAAGTTCCCGTAGTTGCGAAGACCGCGCGCGTTGTGGAGGAAGTCGTGATTGGCAAGACCGCCACGGATCGCGTGGAGACCATCCATGACACCGTGCGGCGCACGGATGTCGAGGTTGAGGAACTGGAAGCCGAGCGCGATCTGAGGCGTTAA
- a CDS encoding YsnF/AvaK domain-containing protein translates to MDNQNQQKNMEGIKIMSTEVLGLYDTIAAANQAAQALEQTGFSSNDIVVETYRVNASGAATTAQESGWDKVLGKLHLIAPKHDAAYYSNGLRDGQTFVTVTTTDDRTQKAADILNANGALDIETNVADFYQKTGTEYAPSANLTATGLNAADDNTVIPVIEEELQVGKRQVQRGGVRIYQHITERPVDEQISLHEETVTVDRHAVDRPITDADAAFAEKTLEVTETKEVPVVAKSARVVEEVVVGKTATDRVETVHDTVRRTDVNVEEIDGDDLEVNETQKVSR, encoded by the coding sequence ATGGACAACCAAAATCAGCAAAAGAACATGGAAGGGATTAAGATAATGTCTACGGAAGTTTTAGGACTATACGATACGATTGCCGCCGCGAATCAGGCAGCGCAGGCGCTAGAGCAGACGGGCTTCTCCTCCAACGACATCGTTGTCGAAACATACCGCGTGAATGCCTCTGGCGCGGCGACTACCGCTCAGGAAAGTGGCTGGGACAAGGTTCTGGGCAAACTTCATTTGATTGCTCCAAAGCACGATGCGGCGTATTACTCCAACGGACTTCGCGACGGTCAAACGTTTGTGACGGTAACAACCACCGACGACAGGACCCAAAAAGCCGCCGATATCCTTAACGCCAACGGCGCGCTCGACATCGAAACAAACGTCGCCGATTTCTATCAAAAAACGGGAACCGAATACGCGCCCTCAGCGAACCTCACTGCGACTGGTCTTAACGCGGCGGACGATAACACCGTCATTCCCGTGATCGAGGAAGAACTGCAGGTCGGTAAGCGACAGGTACAGCGTGGCGGTGTGCGCATTTATCAGCATATCACTGAGCGCCCCGTGGATGAGCAGATCAGCCTGCACGAAGAAACCGTGACTGTAGACCGCCACGCCGTGGATCGCCCCATCACCGATGCTGACGCGGCGTTTGCCGAAAAGACCCTCGAAGTCACTGAGACGAAGGAAGTCCCTGTTGTCGCTAAATCAGCGCGCGTGGTCGAAGAAGTCGTTGTCGGTAAAACTGCCACGGATCGCGTCGAGACCGTGCATGACACCGTGCGCCGCACGGATGTGAATGTCGAAGAAATTGACGGCGACGATCTGGAAGTCAATGAGACACAGAAGGTCTCGCGCTAA
- a CDS encoding YsnF/AvaK domain-containing protein produces MASTVVGLFEQRSDAEAALNDLVNNGFSRSTIDLKTPSNDAGADFDALINELEEESVPKDDARLFAEGVRSGDTLEIARVDDDRATLAQEIMNQHGALDIHDAFAQRSSVLPAAEVGAAGIGAASLLGASAERVVAPKTGASSQDETVIPVIEEELAVGKRQIQRGGVRVFQRVEERPVNEQVTLHEEHVSVQRNPVDRPVTSADTAFQAETLEVTSIKEVPVVSKEARVVEEVIVGKTATDRIETVHDTVRRTEVEVEDLTNGATTRDRI; encoded by the coding sequence ATGGCAAGTACAGTCGTGGGACTTTTTGAACAACGTTCCGATGCGGAAGCGGCCCTGAATGATTTGGTCAACAACGGCTTTAGCCGCAGCACAATCGACCTAAAGACTCCCAGCAATGATGCAGGCGCAGATTTCGACGCCCTCATCAATGAACTCGAAGAAGAGAGCGTTCCCAAAGATGACGCCCGCTTATTCGCAGAGGGAGTTCGTTCTGGCGACACTCTGGAGATTGCTCGCGTGGACGACGACCGTGCAACGCTGGCGCAGGAGATCATGAACCAGCATGGCGCGCTCGACATCCATGACGCCTTCGCCCAGCGCAGCAGCGTTCTGCCCGCCGCAGAAGTCGGGGCAGCGGGGATCGGCGCGGCCAGTCTCCTGGGAGCATCAGCAGAACGAGTTGTCGCCCCAAAGACTGGAGCAAGCTCCCAGGATGAAACCGTCATCCCAGTCATAGAAGAAGAACTGGCGGTTGGCAAGCGACAAATCCAGCGCGGCGGCGTCCGTGTCTTTCAACGCGTGGAAGAGCGCCCTGTCAACGAACAGGTAACTCTTCATGAGGAGCATGTCTCGGTCCAGCGAAATCCCGTGGATCGTCCTGTAACATCCGCCGATACCGCATTCCAGGCGGAGACGCTGGAGGTCACGTCGATAAAAGAAGTGCCCGTGGTTTCCAAAGAGGCGCGTGTGGTGGAGGAAGTGATCGTCGGCAAAACAGCGACGGATCGCATCGAAACGGTTCATGACACGGTGCGGCGCACCGAGGTCGAGGTCGAAGACCTTACCAACGGCGCGACGACCCGCGACCGCATCTAA
- a CDS encoding mechanosensitive ion channel family protein: MNTVTDWSGSLWHGLTAGLDRIMAGIPTVLGALLLMVIGWIVAGLLATVITKFARAVHIDTLADHAKVNEFLSRSGTRMKASNVLGEVVKWVVRLVFIEMAAEQCGLTQVTVLINRILAYIPNIFVALLLLGVGAFLGNLLSGIVRASASEAGMNDPRLLGKLASFTVMAFAIIAAVNELGVAPVVVNTLYIGLVAAISLALGLAFGLGGRDTAARLTEQWVGQAQKTVAKAAPVNSNAKI, encoded by the coding sequence TTGAATACAGTTACTGATTGGTCGGGATCGTTATGGCATGGGCTTACCGCAGGTCTGGATCGCATAATGGCGGGAATTCCTACCGTTCTGGGAGCGCTGCTGCTGATGGTGATCGGTTGGATTGTTGCAGGACTGCTGGCCACTGTGATTACGAAATTTGCGCGTGCTGTTCATATCGACACGCTGGCAGATCACGCAAAAGTTAACGAATTTCTCAGCCGCTCTGGAACGCGAATGAAGGCAAGCAATGTCTTGGGCGAAGTCGTCAAGTGGGTAGTGCGATTGGTCTTTATCGAGATGGCCGCCGAGCAATGCGGGCTTACTCAGGTAACGGTCCTCATCAATCGCATTCTGGCTTATATCCCTAATATTTTCGTGGCTCTGCTGTTGCTGGGCGTCGGGGCGTTCCTTGGAAATCTTCTTTCAGGAATCGTGCGCGCTTCCGCTTCCGAAGCAGGAATGAACGATCCTCGCCTTCTGGGAAAATTGGCGTCTTTCACAGTTATGGCTTTTGCGATTATTGCTGCTGTGAATGAGCTCGGCGTTGCTCCAGTCGTCGTCAACACTCTCTATATCGGACTCGTCGCCGCAATTTCTCTGGCGCTCGGCCTAGCGTTCGGTCTCGGTGGTCGCGATACGGCGGCTCGCTTGACAGAGCAGTGGGTAGGTCAAGCTCAAAAGACGGTGGCGAAGGCGGCGCCCGTTAATAGCAACGCGAAGATTTAA
- a CDS encoding PAS domain-containing protein, translating to MQDQLKILIVDDAESDRRLVKRSIERFYHHAYVQEAKTCTEATEAMASHDFDCIFLDAWLPDGDALPCLKDMRRLGNTTPIIILSGLGDEEVALEAIQAGATEYLSKSELTPQLLKHRLRSVLRAHQSQAQIRHAHAALQLRDRAIAAASNGIVICASQEPDCPIIYSNPAFSVMTGYSSKEVMGRNCRFLQGADTDQNCIQQIRDSLREERECQVIFKNYKKDGKAFWNELTISPVRDSKGILTHYIGIQTDITLRREAEEALRINMARQQTVLRDMFSSVTHGKLTLCGSVSDLPDPYTRFAEPVSLSQTSGIRELRTYAMDACLAGGMEEERRYDLETAVGEAAMNAIVHADSGVGHVFVHERGTVQVKVEDEGSGIAVEDLPNATLQRGFSSAGTMGHGFKMILQTVDRVHLLTGATGTTVVMEQDRMAPILKW from the coding sequence ATGCAAGATCAACTGAAAATTCTCATTGTCGATGACGCTGAATCAGATCGCCGCCTCGTGAAGCGATCCATCGAGCGTTTTTATCACCACGCATACGTCCAAGAAGCAAAAACTTGCACTGAAGCCACCGAAGCTATGGCTTCTCATGACTTCGACTGTATCTTTCTTGACGCTTGGTTACCTGATGGCGATGCGCTTCCTTGTCTCAAGGACATGCGTCGGCTAGGCAACACCACGCCGATCATTATTCTGTCAGGGCTCGGTGATGAGGAAGTAGCGCTGGAAGCAATACAAGCGGGAGCCACGGAATATCTGTCAAAGAGTGAACTGACCCCACAATTGCTGAAGCATCGCCTACGCAGCGTTCTGCGCGCTCATCAATCTCAAGCCCAGATACGACATGCACACGCTGCCCTCCAACTTCGCGATAGAGCAATTGCCGCCGCCAGCAATGGAATCGTTATTTGCGCCTCTCAGGAGCCAGATTGTCCGATCATTTATAGCAATCCTGCATTCAGTGTCATGACGGGGTATTCCTCGAAGGAAGTGATGGGACGCAATTGCCGATTCCTACAAGGCGCAGATACAGACCAAAATTGTATTCAGCAGATCAGGGATAGCCTGCGAGAAGAACGCGAATGCCAAGTCATCTTTAAGAATTATAAGAAAGACGGCAAGGCTTTCTGGAACGAACTGACGATCTCGCCCGTGCGAGACTCCAAGGGCATCCTGACGCATTATATTGGAATTCAAACGGACATTACTCTACGTCGTGAGGCGGAAGAAGCCCTTCGGATCAATATGGCGCGCCAACAAACAGTGTTGCGGGACATGTTTTCCAGCGTGACCCATGGCAAACTGACACTCTGCGGATCGGTAAGCGATCTCCCCGATCCCTATACACGGTTTGCTGAGCCTGTCTCGTTATCGCAGACCAGTGGCATTCGAGAACTGCGCACTTATGCTATGGATGCCTGTCTCGCGGGAGGCATGGAGGAAGAAAGGCGATATGACCTTGAGACTGCTGTCGGCGAAGCCGCGATGAACGCCATCGTCCATGCCGATAGTGGGGTAGGGCATGTGTTCGTGCATGAGCGAGGGACAGTTCAGGTCAAGGTCGAGGATGAAGGGAGCGGCATCGCGGTAGAAGACCTACCCAACGCCACATTGCAACGAGGTTTTAGTTCCGCAGGAACGATGGGGCACGGCTTTAAGATGATTTTGCAGACCGTGGACCGCGTTCACCTTTTAACGGGAGCTACGGGAACGACAGTTGTGATGGAACAAGATCGTATGGCTCCTATCCTCAAGTGGTGA
- a CDS encoding HD-GYP domain-containing protein: MLNGSGYSMGLRGEKIPLIARIMAVANAYSAITIDRPYRTGWRPNMPFLPSPQG; the protein is encoded by the coding sequence ATGTTAAACGGTAGTGGGTATTCCATGGGCCTGCGCGGAGAGAAAATACCGTTGATCGCGCGCATTATGGCGGTAGCGAATGCTTATTCCGCCATCACAATAGACCGTCCGTATCGCACTGGGTGGCGACCGAACATGCCCTTTCTACCCTCTCCACAGGGATAG
- a CDS encoding PAS domain-containing protein, producing the protein MDSLNGQDASPQSANDGDIFGERLSLIADNAPLLIAYLDTDERYQFNNQAYNDWFGMHPSAIRGRKLQEIIGDETNRAINHHVEAAFAGNTVTYEASMPYAVNGRRFVRTTLIPEKDAVGNVKGIMVFVSDDSALHEAQTQIISAYNSLVLTSDIGRIVRSASDPRLIMETTVAALGQSLKVDRCYFATYDLSSDISIVSPEWRRDGIASIAGEHKFSDYSPHRNPDYLAGQTNVIEDTFLMPDSAVAQKLGLRSVLRAPIQQEGRTTALVVAMATESRKWTAQEISLVETSVSLTRGAVEAAHAAMRERAILRDVLASVTGSKLNLAFDEASLPVSTGRVVGSLLLTLTEGLRELRHLVRQATHHAGYIQQRQDDLVTAVSEAGMNAIVHAGGGQASVRLNENGVVQVRVEDRGSGIAAMSLPKATLARGYSTQGTLGHGIK; encoded by the coding sequence ATGGACAGCCTCAACGGGCAAGACGCATCTCCTCAAAGCGCCAATGACGGCGACATTTTCGGGGAGCGACTGAGCCTTATCGCAGATAACGCTCCGCTTCTGATCGCATACTTAGATACGGATGAACGATATCAATTTAACAACCAAGCATACAATGACTGGTTTGGGATGCATCCATCTGCCATTCGCGGCAGAAAACTCCAAGAAATTATTGGGGATGAAACCAATCGAGCAATCAACCATCATGTTGAGGCGGCATTTGCAGGAAATACTGTGACTTACGAGGCTTCCATGCCTTACGCCGTCAATGGACGCCGATTTGTTCGCACGACTCTCATCCCAGAAAAAGACGCCGTAGGAAATGTCAAGGGCATCATGGTGTTTGTCAGCGATGATTCCGCCTTGCATGAAGCGCAGACTCAAATTATTTCCGCCTATAATTCTCTTGTTCTGACCAGCGATATAGGTCGGATCGTGCGCAGCGCCAGCGATCCGAGATTAATCATGGAAACAACGGTGGCGGCTTTGGGCCAGAGTCTGAAAGTGGATCGATGCTATTTCGCGACCTACGATCTCAGTAGTGATATCAGCATCGTCAGTCCTGAGTGGCGACGCGATGGTATTGCATCAATTGCAGGCGAGCACAAATTTTCTGATTACAGCCCACATCGAAACCCCGACTATCTGGCGGGACAAACCAACGTGATCGAGGATACATTCCTAATGCCTGACAGCGCCGTCGCACAAAAGCTTGGTCTACGTTCCGTTCTGCGGGCGCCGATACAGCAAGAAGGCCGAACAACAGCGCTCGTTGTCGCGATGGCGACTGAGTCTCGCAAATGGACAGCGCAGGAAATTTCCCTTGTGGAAACGAGCGTTTCTCTAACACGGGGAGCTGTCGAAGCGGCGCACGCCGCAATGCGGGAGCGAGCTATCCTGCGCGATGTTCTTGCAAGCGTCACGGGCAGCAAGCTCAACTTGGCGTTCGACGAAGCGAGCTTGCCAGTTTCAACTGGGCGCGTCGTCGGCTCTCTGCTCCTCACTCTCACCGAAGGCTTACGGGAACTACGACACCTAGTGCGACAAGCGACGCATCATGCGGGATATATCCAACAACGACAAGATGACCTGGTAACTGCGGTCAGTGAAGCGGGCATGAACGCCATCGTTCATGCTGGCGGCGGCCAGGCATCCGTCCGACTGAACGAAAACGGCGTAGTGCAGGTGAGAGTGGAAGATCGCGGCAGCGGAATTGCAGCCATGAGTTTGCCCAAAGCGACGCTCGCTCGTGGATACAGCACTCAGGGTACCCTTGGACATGGAATTAAATGA
- a CDS encoding SpoIIE family protein phosphatase has product MPRANLLLQEAMTYILNIGDSIRDPLLVLDTKLRVVSANRAFYKTFRSTANETENQQLSDLGNGQWNIPELIALLTKILPNKKPLDDFEISHNFPKIGRRDMLVNARKLFGAGNRNALIILVIEDITERKQAQQAVAVSETRYRRLFEAARDGILLLDSEHGKITEANPFMTELLGYSHEELIGKELWEIGLLKDEEASRDAFRQLKEQGYIRYEDLPLASEGDKKREVEFVSNIYQEGNTQVIQCNIRDVTERKLLEAKVAVEHKRDKKIATVLQRTMLFQPNEDAFSGLSVQTVYSTASNEALVGGDFWDTFAFDHGHVALVCGDVMGHGLSSAVFTTELKHTLRAYIREHVQPSRILQQMNDYLSESNRLFLKGINTEGGDMPVCLSLAIIDRQTGMGTVSVAAMEGPLLIRTNGVTEVLKASGMPLGINMEPKSRYHQVDFQLAVGDTLVMATDGVTEARHGKEFLGDDGLAKLAVKHRHGTLKDMGEAILTGAVDFAHGDLRDDACLVLVRKK; this is encoded by the coding sequence ATGCCGCGCGCCAATTTGCTTCTTCAAGAAGCAATGACTTACATTCTCAATATCGGCGACAGCATTAGAGACCCCTTGCTAGTTTTGGATACCAAACTTCGAGTCGTGTCCGCGAATCGAGCTTTTTATAAAACTTTTCGATCAACAGCGAATGAAACTGAGAACCAGCAACTCTCTGATTTGGGAAACGGTCAGTGGAATATTCCTGAACTTATCGCTCTCCTCACAAAAATTCTCCCCAACAAGAAGCCCCTCGACGACTTCGAGATATCCCACAACTTTCCAAAGATCGGGCGTCGTGATATGCTCGTTAATGCACGGAAACTGTTTGGCGCAGGAAATCGTAATGCTCTGATCATTCTGGTCATAGAAGATATCACTGAACGGAAGCAAGCGCAGCAAGCAGTCGCTGTCTCAGAAACGCGTTATCGACGACTTTTTGAAGCGGCTCGCGATGGAATTTTGCTTCTCGACAGTGAGCATGGAAAGATCACGGAAGCCAATCCATTCATGACCGAGCTTCTTGGTTATTCTCATGAGGAACTCATAGGCAAGGAATTATGGGAGATCGGTCTGCTCAAAGATGAAGAGGCCAGTCGCGATGCTTTTCGCCAATTGAAGGAACAAGGCTATATCCGATACGAAGACTTGCCGCTCGCAAGTGAGGGAGACAAGAAACGCGAAGTCGAATTCGTCAGCAATATTTACCAGGAAGGCAATACTCAGGTCATTCAATGCAATATCCGTGATGTGACGGAGCGTAAACTGTTGGAGGCCAAAGTTGCTGTAGAACACAAGCGGGACAAGAAAATCGCGACCGTCCTACAGCGTACAATGCTGTTTCAGCCGAATGAGGATGCCTTTTCTGGATTGTCAGTTCAGACCGTATATTCTACTGCTTCGAACGAAGCGCTCGTTGGCGGCGACTTTTGGGACACATTTGCTTTTGACCATGGGCATGTTGCCTTGGTCTGTGGCGATGTGATGGGACACGGCCTTTCATCCGCCGTGTTTACCACGGAACTCAAGCATACCCTACGAGCATACATACGTGAGCATGTGCAGCCATCACGCATTCTGCAGCAGATGAACGATTATCTTTCTGAGAGCAACCGTCTTTTTTTAAAAGGAATCAACACGGAGGGTGGTGATATGCCCGTGTGTCTGTCGCTTGCGATTATTGACCGACAAACGGGTATGGGAACTGTTTCAGTGGCGGCAATGGAAGGACCGTTGTTGATCCGCACAAATGGCGTCACGGAAGTTTTGAAAGCGTCAGGGATGCCGCTTGGTATTAATATGGAGCCGAAGAGCCGATATCACCAGGTTGACTTCCAGCTTGCGGTTGGGGATACGCTCGTGATGGCCACGGATGGCGTCACGGAAGCGCGGCATGGCAAGGAGTTTCTTGGAGACGATGGACTGGCGAAGCTGGCGGTGAAGCACCGCCACGGAACGCTGAAAGACATGGGCGAGGCAATCTTGACTGGCGCCGTAGATTTTGCTCACGGTGATTTACGCGATGATGCCTGCCTGGTGCTGGTTCGCAAGAAGTAA
- a CDS encoding PAS domain-containing protein → MQGKDAQDQPSQNADDGIANDRLRRLADNAPLLIGYVDMDGRYLFNNHTYTDWFGVDTADIHGKKIKEVIGEVAYQAVKHHLQAALSGEVINDNIPMNYGSAGGRFVRTTLIPDKDTSGSVRGVMLFVMDDTALCEAQDHMIAAYNRFVLVSNIGHAVRSAADPNAIKEMTIAALGETLDADRCYYVTYDLQRDHSIVGPEWRREGVPSISGEHRTSDYSPNRDTNYLAGETNVIEDAFLFPDSAVARTLGLRAVVRAPIQQEGQTTALVVAMATEARIWTEQEVALVETTASQTRGAVEAAHARQRERAILRDVLASVTGGKLNLVFDRTELPTPVGQRVDTSLSLTPTEGLRSLRHLARQAALHAGHSDERQNDLITAASEAGMNAIVHAGGGDAWVQLTEKGMVQIWIEDHGKGIATMDLPRAALARGYSTQGTLGHGIKMMLETSDRVYLLTGSNGTTVVLEQEREAPIPAWL, encoded by the coding sequence ATGCAAGGCAAAGACGCGCAAGACCAACCATCTCAAAATGCCGATGACGGCATTGCCAACGACCGACTGCGCCGCCTCGCGGATAACGCGCCCTTGCTGATCGGTTATGTCGATATGGACGGGCGATACCTCTTCAACAATCACACATACACGGACTGGTTTGGCGTGGACACTGCGGACATTCACGGAAAGAAAATCAAGGAAGTCATTGGAGAAGTCGCTTACCAAGCTGTTAAGCATCACTTGCAAGCCGCGCTGTCTGGGGAAGTCATCAACGACAATATTCCGATGAATTATGGCAGTGCAGGAGGCCGTTTCGTTCGCACCACGCTCATTCCTGACAAAGACACTTCTGGCTCCGTTCGTGGCGTGATGCTCTTCGTCATGGATGATACCGCGCTATGTGAAGCTCAAGATCATATGATCGCCGCATACAATCGGTTCGTGCTGGTCAGCAATATTGGTCACGCGGTTCGAAGCGCCGCCGATCCCAATGCGATCAAGGAAATGACAATAGCAGCTCTCGGCGAGACTTTGGATGCGGATCGCTGCTATTACGTCACCTACGATCTCCAGCGCGACCACAGTATCGTCGGTCCTGAATGGAGACGCGAAGGTGTCCCTTCCATCTCGGGCGAGCATCGGACATCGGACTACAGTCCTAACCGCGACACAAACTATCTTGCAGGTGAGACGAACGTGATTGAGGACGCTTTCCTGTTTCCTGATAGCGCTGTCGCCAGAACACTGGGGCTACGAGCCGTTGTGCGTGCTCCAATCCAGCAAGAGGGCCAAACGACAGCCCTTGTGGTGGCGATGGCGACTGAGGCGCGCATTTGGACGGAGCAGGAAGTTGCTCTTGTGGAAACCACAGCTTCTCAAACACGCGGAGCGGTCGAGGCCGCGCATGCACGCCAGCGGGAACGGGCAATCCTTCGTGATGTTCTTGCGAGCGTGACGGGGGGCAAGCTCAATCTCGTGTTCGACCGTACTGAGTTGCCAACTCCCGTGGGCCAGAGAGTCGATACTAGTTTGTCGTTGACGCCCACGGAAGGGTTGCGCAGTCTGCGCCATCTTGCGCGGCAGGCGGCTCTGCACGCAGGTCACTCCGACGAGCGTCAAAACGATTTAATCACAGCAGCGAGCGAAGCGGGAATGAACGCTATCGTTCATGCAGGTGGTGGGGACGCTTGGGTGCAGTTGACTGAGAAGGGCATGGTGCAAATTTGGATCGAAGATCACGGAAAGGGCATTGCGACGATGGATTTGCCCAGAGCAGCGCTCGCCCGTGGATACAGCACTCAGGGTACGCTTGGTCACGGGATTAAGATGATGTTGGAGACCAGTGACCGCGTTTATCTCCTGACAGGTTCAAACGGAACTACTGTTGTTTTGGAACAGGAGCGCGAGGCTCCAATACCTGCATGGTTGTAG
- a CDS encoding PAS domain S-box protein has product MPTRGNEYSPKTAMVAVLVNLQKGAYIVEDVLDTVSSRARNSPLEGGKQHSASRFLYRILDTIDHPLLVLDEEAHICACNCAYSAMLGATQASILKKSIYDIHEHIWNIPRLRALLQAATKEDIPYSIAEISDQYAELGAKIFVFYARKLIRNGRLMVLLSIEDVGPREERGDVHT; this is encoded by the coding sequence ATGCCAACCCGTGGGAACGAATACTCCCCTAAAACAGCGATGGTCGCTGTACTGGTAAACTTACAGAAGGGCGCGTACATCGTGGAAGATGTTCTGGATACCGTATCGTCCCGTGCGAGAAACAGTCCCTTAGAAGGGGGCAAGCAACACAGCGCGAGTCGATTTCTATATCGAATTCTGGACACCATCGACCACCCGCTTTTGGTACTGGATGAGGAGGCGCATATCTGCGCCTGCAACTGCGCTTACAGTGCTATGCTGGGAGCGACCCAAGCGTCCATACTCAAAAAGTCTATCTATGACATCCACGAACACATTTGGAATATACCTCGACTGCGAGCACTTCTCCAGGCGGCGACCAAGGAAGACATCCCCTACTCCATCGCCGAAATTTCCGACCAATATGCTGAGCTGGGCGCAAAGATTTTCGTGTTCTACGCTCGAAAGCTTATCCGCAATGGACGCTTGATGGTTCTGCTCTCCATTGAAGACGTAGGGCCTCGTGAGGAACGCGGCGACGTTCACACATAA